Proteins from a genomic interval of Anatilimnocola floriformis:
- a CDS encoding DNA gyrase subunit B: protein MADETNPNPNSEDYNSESISHLSDVDHVRLRPGMYVGNIDEQGLHHLVYELVDNAIDEVMAGHAKHVLVTIRNDGSCSVEDDGRGIPVDKHEEESAKQGRDVSALEVVMTNLKAGGKFDKKSYKTSGGLHGIGIKAVNFLSQWCEVQVFRNGHLYQQEFERGIPQGAAREVGATSKRGTRVSFKPDGTIFTTTKFQFDKLQKRLRDLAFLNSGVHIKFHDERNGQTEEFHYERGIVEYVEYLNRSTEAIHNDVVYVNGESEGIQYEIALQYANEYTENLHAYVNNIHTPDGGTHVVGFRTALTRTLNTYGKKENMFSDVAVSGEDFREGLTVVIAVRVPHPQFQSQTKNRLLNAEVEGIINASFGEYFAKFLELNPKVAKTIIKKALLAAEARAAALKAKKLIRDRKGVLSGGGLPGKLRDCLSKKMEECELYLVEGDSAGGSAEGGRLRDFQAILPLRGKIINAYKSREDKVLANEEVQSMISAIGGGFGEDQDLSKLRYNKVIIMTDADVDGSHIRTLLLCFFYRQMYSLITGGHVYVAQPPLFRVKSKKDTYYVQTEEKMKSQLLEKGLADCELDLRDGQVIRGAEMTKLCNILADMEDAIIALERRGISLRAHALRQDADGKLPYYHVFLDGKEQWFVTGAQVDQFKSEHEKTAGHEVKVDESSLAETPNTSAHGMHIVELHEIRTINAGLGELKRTFNFDINILIPQERTGSDEARYALRRGENESGLQDLRSLVGAVRDLGQKGLNVTRFKGLGEMNAEELRETTLDPNNRTLLQVSMRDAGSADEMFRTLMGEKVEPRREFIERHALEVKNLDV, encoded by the coding sequence ATGGCCGATGAAACGAATCCGAATCCCAATAGCGAAGATTACAACTCAGAGTCGATCTCGCACTTGTCCGATGTCGATCACGTTCGGCTGCGGCCGGGTATGTATGTCGGCAATATCGATGAGCAGGGGCTGCATCACCTGGTGTATGAGCTCGTCGACAACGCCATCGATGAAGTGATGGCTGGCCATGCGAAGCACGTGCTGGTCACGATTCGCAACGATGGTTCGTGCAGTGTCGAGGATGACGGCCGCGGCATTCCAGTGGATAAGCACGAAGAGGAATCGGCCAAGCAAGGACGCGATGTCAGTGCGCTCGAAGTGGTGATGACGAACCTCAAAGCTGGCGGCAAGTTCGATAAGAAGAGCTACAAAACCTCGGGCGGTTTGCACGGCATTGGCATCAAAGCCGTGAACTTCCTCTCGCAGTGGTGCGAGGTGCAGGTTTTCCGCAACGGCCATCTGTATCAGCAGGAGTTCGAGCGCGGTATTCCACAAGGAGCGGCCCGCGAAGTCGGCGCCACGAGCAAGCGCGGGACGCGAGTCAGCTTCAAGCCGGACGGCACGATCTTTACGACGACGAAGTTCCAGTTCGACAAGCTACAAAAGCGTTTGCGCGATCTCGCATTCCTCAACAGTGGCGTGCACATCAAATTTCACGATGAGCGGAATGGCCAGACCGAGGAGTTTCACTACGAGCGCGGTATTGTCGAATATGTCGAGTATCTCAATCGCTCGACCGAAGCAATTCACAACGACGTGGTGTACGTGAATGGTGAGAGCGAAGGGATTCAGTACGAAATCGCGCTGCAATATGCGAATGAATACACCGAAAACTTGCACGCGTATGTGAACAACATTCACACGCCCGACGGTGGTACGCATGTGGTTGGTTTCCGAACTGCTCTCACGCGCACGCTGAATACCTATGGCAAGAAGGAGAATATGTTCAGCGATGTGGCGGTGAGTGGCGAAGATTTTCGCGAAGGGTTGACCGTGGTCATCGCGGTCCGCGTGCCGCATCCGCAGTTTCAATCCCAGACGAAGAACCGCCTCCTCAATGCCGAAGTCGAAGGGATCATCAATGCTTCGTTCGGCGAGTATTTCGCCAAGTTCTTGGAGCTGAATCCCAAGGTTGCCAAGACCATCATCAAGAAGGCGCTGCTGGCCGCCGAAGCCCGTGCAGCTGCCCTGAAAGCCAAGAAGTTGATCCGCGATCGCAAGGGAGTGCTCAGTGGCGGCGGTTTGCCGGGCAAGTTGCGCGATTGCCTCAGCAAGAAAATGGAAGAGTGCGAGTTGTACCTGGTCGAAGGTGACTCGGCCGGCGGTTCGGCCGAGGGTGGCCGATTGCGGGACTTCCAAGCCATCTTGCCGCTGCGGGGTAAGATCATCAACGCTTACAAGTCGCGCGAGGACAAAGTGCTCGCCAACGAAGAAGTGCAGAGCATGATCTCGGCGATTGGCGGCGGCTTCGGCGAGGATCAAGATCTCTCGAAGCTGCGATACAACAAGGTCATCATCATGACCGATGCCGACGTCGACGGCTCGCACATTCGCACGCTGCTCCTCTGCTTCTTCTACCGGCAGATGTATTCGCTAATCACCGGCGGCCACGTCTATGTCGCCCAGCCACCGCTGTTCCGCGTGAAGAGCAAGAAGGATACCTACTACGTTCAGACCGAAGAGAAGATGAAGTCGCAGTTGCTCGAAAAGGGCCTCGCCGATTGCGAGCTCGACCTGCGCGACGGCCAGGTGATTCGCGGGGCCGAAATGACGAAGCTCTGCAACATACTCGCCGATATGGAAGATGCGATCATCGCTCTCGAGCGTCGCGGCATCAGCCTGCGAGCCCACGCGCTGCGGCAGGATGCCGATGGCAAGCTGCCGTACTACCACGTCTTTCTCGATGGCAAGGAGCAGTGGTTCGTCACCGGCGCTCAAGTCGATCAATTCAAATCGGAGCACGAAAAAACAGCGGGCCACGAAGTGAAGGTCGATGAATCTTCTTTAGCCGAAACACCCAACACGAGTGCCCACGGCATGCACATTGTCGAGCTGCATGAAATCCGCACGATCAACGCCGGCCTGGGTGAATTGAAGCGGACTTTCAACTTCGACATCAACATTCTCATCCCGCAAGAGCGAACCGGCAGCGATGAAGCGCGCTACGCTCTCCGCCGCGGCGAAAACGAATCCGGCCTGCAGGACCTGCGATCGCTGGTCGGCGCCGTTCGCGATCTGGGTCAAAAGGGCCTGAACGTCACGCGGTTTAAAGGTCTGGGCGAAATGAACGCGGAAGAACTCCGCGAAACCACGCTCGATCCCAACAACCGCACCTTGCTGCAAGTCAGCATGCGCGACGCCGGTTCCGCCGATGAAATGTTCCGCACGCTGATGGGCGAAAAGGTCGAACCACGCCGCGAGTTTATCGAACGGCACGCGCTCGAGGTGAAGAATCTGGATGTGTAG
- a CDS encoding DUF721 domain-containing protein has translation MPPRPQPPPKNETEAQQAERYLQDDYRRRRVPVPQAKKMGDVVGQLLVKRGYANVQQAASLDAVWTAAVGERLAPQTKAGQVKRGVLEVFVLNSAVMQELAFVKAKLVKTLATTAADQKIKDIKFRVGKLG, from the coding sequence GTGCCGCCCAGGCCCCAGCCGCCACCAAAGAACGAAACCGAAGCCCAACAGGCCGAGCGTTACCTGCAAGACGACTATCGCCGGCGGCGCGTCCCCGTGCCGCAAGCGAAAAAGATGGGCGACGTCGTCGGTCAACTGCTGGTTAAGCGTGGCTACGCCAACGTGCAACAAGCGGCTTCGCTCGATGCGGTGTGGACCGCCGCGGTCGGTGAACGACTCGCTCCCCAAACCAAAGCCGGCCAGGTGAAGCGCGGCGTGCTGGAAGTCTTCGTTCTCAACTCTGCCGTCATGCAAGAACTAGCCTTCGTCAAAGCGAAGCTGGTGAAAACCCTGGCCACGACAGCAGCGGATCAAAAGATCAAGGACATCAAGTTCCGCGTGGGGAAACTGGGATGA
- the dnaN gene encoding DNA polymerase III subunit beta → MKIRCDREKLLNSFQTAALFAPARSPKEILQNVKLEVEKDGATFSATDMEVGVRVNVEGVEVDKAGSIVLPVSHVGAILRESSDEFLTIESTSRGTVVKGDRSEFKLPSADPEEFPEVAKFAEEKYHVIAAPLFRQIVSRTEFATDLESSRYALGGVLVELDENKITAVGTDGRRLSRMEGPASSVGGHKTGDTMTIIRTQSMRLFNRSVQDSDGEVHLAARGNDVLLRTPRATFYSRLVEGRFPRWRDVFPNRRDMQKIPLTVGPLHACLRQAAVVTNNDSRGIDFSFTAGTLTLTSSTADIGQAQVELPIAYEGPAIVVTLDHRFVSDFLKVLGPEANIILEIENGETAAVFSADDDKYGYVVMPLSRDR, encoded by the coding sequence GTGAAGATTCGTTGTGATCGTGAGAAGCTCCTCAATTCGTTTCAGACGGCAGCTCTCTTTGCACCTGCTCGCAGCCCGAAAGAGATTCTGCAGAACGTAAAGCTCGAAGTCGAAAAGGACGGAGCGACGTTCTCGGCCACCGATATGGAAGTGGGCGTGCGAGTGAACGTGGAAGGGGTCGAGGTCGACAAGGCCGGGAGCATCGTGTTGCCCGTGAGCCATGTGGGTGCGATCCTCCGCGAGAGCAGCGATGAATTCCTGACGATCGAATCGACCAGCCGTGGCACGGTGGTGAAGGGCGATCGCAGCGAGTTCAAACTCCCGAGCGCCGATCCGGAAGAGTTTCCCGAGGTCGCCAAGTTTGCCGAAGAGAAATATCACGTCATCGCGGCGCCGTTGTTTCGGCAGATCGTCAGCCGTACCGAGTTCGCCACCGATCTGGAGAGCAGCCGATATGCTCTGGGTGGCGTGTTGGTCGAACTCGACGAAAACAAGATCACCGCCGTTGGCACCGATGGCCGGCGGTTGTCGCGGATGGAAGGGCCCGCATCGTCGGTGGGTGGTCACAAGACGGGCGACACGATGACGATCATCCGCACGCAATCGATGCGACTGTTCAATCGTTCGGTGCAAGATTCCGATGGCGAAGTTCACCTGGCCGCTCGCGGCAACGATGTGCTTCTCCGCACGCCGCGGGCCACGTTTTATTCGCGGCTGGTCGAAGGTCGCTTTCCGCGTTGGCGCGATGTGTTTCCGAATCGCCGCGACATGCAGAAGATTCCGCTCACCGTCGGCCCGTTGCACGCGTGCTTGCGCCAGGCAGCCGTCGTGACGAACAACGACAGCCGCGGCATCGATTTCAGCTTCACGGCGGGCACGCTCACGCTCACGTCGTCGACGGCTGATATCGGTCAGGCTCAGGTCGAACTGCCCATCGCCTACGAAGGGCCAGCCATTGTGGTGACGCTCGATCACCGCTTTGTCTCGGACTTTTTGAAGGTGCTCGGCCCCGAGGCCAACATCATTCTCGAGATTGAGAATGGCGAAACGGCTGCCGTCTTTTCCGCCGATGACGACAAGTACGGATATGTCGTCATGCCGTTGTCGCGCGATCGCTAA